One genomic window of Acidovorax radicis includes the following:
- a CDS encoding YncE family protein, with translation MKFFSITRACVVLIGLSVNVAFAAIPPLFVLNSLEASVSVIDPLTWAETSRISTGKEPHHLYLTPDEKSLIVANALSDTLTFLDPRTAQVQRTIQGIVDPYHLRFSPDMKWFITAANRLNHIDFYRWDGKDLNLVRRVATGRTPSHLWIDSRSTTVYSTMQDSDELIAVDIATQTIKWRVHTGAMPADVFGSADDKRIFVGLTGSDSVEVFDVSGPQPVSIKKIKTGNGAHAFRSAGDGRHLYVSNRVANSISKIDLVTQQVVESYPVPGGPDCMDVSADGRFIYVSSRWARKLSVVDTEAKKVVRQVTVGKSPHGVWTLQHARR, from the coding sequence GTGAAGTTTTTTTCTATAACACGTGCGTGCGTGGTCCTCATTGGACTGTCCGTGAATGTAGCGTTTGCGGCGATTCCCCCCTTGTTTGTGCTGAATTCTCTGGAAGCCAGCGTCAGTGTGATTGATCCTCTGACCTGGGCCGAAACCAGCCGGATATCTACCGGAAAAGAGCCGCATCATCTGTACCTCACTCCAGATGAAAAATCGCTCATCGTCGCCAATGCGTTGAGTGATACCTTGACCTTTCTGGATCCCCGGACCGCCCAGGTGCAGCGTACGATACAAGGCATCGTTGACCCCTACCATCTGCGGTTCAGTCCCGACATGAAGTGGTTCATCACTGCGGCGAACAGGCTCAATCACATCGATTTTTACCGATGGGACGGTAAGGACTTGAATCTTGTTCGACGGGTGGCTACGGGGCGTACACCGAGCCATCTCTGGATCGACAGCCGCAGCACTACCGTGTATTCGACCATGCAGGACAGCGATGAGTTGATTGCCGTCGACATCGCAACGCAGACAATCAAATGGCGCGTTCACACGGGTGCCATGCCCGCTGATGTGTTTGGGAGCGCTGACGACAAACGGATTTTCGTGGGCCTTACCGGTAGCGACAGTGTGGAAGTGTTTGATGTCTCCGGACCGCAGCCCGTGAGCATCAAGAAGATCAAGACGGGCAATGGGGCGCATGCTTTTCGCTCCGCCGGGGATGGGCGCCACCTTTATGTGAGCAATCGTGTCGCTAACTCCATCAGCAAGATCGATCTGGTGACGCAACAGGTGGTTGAATCCTATCCAGTGCCTGGAGGCCCGGACTGTATGGACGTTTCGGCCGACGGCCGGTTCATCTATGTCAGCTCACGGTGGGCGCGCAAACTGTCGGTGGTGGACACCGAGGCCAAGAAGGTGGTGCGCCAGGTGACGGTTGGCAAGTCGCCCCATGGTGTCTGGACCCTGCAACACGCGCGGCGTTGA
- a CDS encoding polysaccharide deacetylase family protein: MRARLTASGNHVRGYTIAILLIAGCACTSSANAQKDCDKPVYLTFDTGHMEIAPLVADVLKRQQVKVTFFAANERTKLGDGSLGDYWAPWWRARAAEGHEFASHTWNHTYWRADFGKTRPPSFRVRPTAGAREGQTFVMSAPEYCEEIRRASDRLQVVTGKVPLPLFRAPGGKTSPLLLESAQACGFTHVGWSPAGFLGDELPSETASNETLLQKALRDIRSGDILLAHLGIWSRRDPWAPAVLEPLIAGLKQQGFCFRTLREHPDFAKRVGR, encoded by the coding sequence ATGCGTGCACGTTTGACGGCCTCTGGCAACCATGTGCGCGGGTATACGATTGCTATTCTATTGATAGCTGGTTGCGCTTGTACATCAAGCGCTAATGCCCAAAAAGACTGTGATAAGCCGGTGTATCTGACGTTTGATACCGGCCACATGGAGATCGCACCGCTGGTGGCTGATGTGCTCAAGCGCCAACAAGTGAAGGTGACTTTCTTTGCGGCGAATGAACGCACCAAGCTAGGTGATGGCAGTCTCGGGGATTATTGGGCCCCGTGGTGGCGCGCCCGGGCCGCAGAGGGGCACGAGTTTGCGTCGCACACCTGGAACCACACCTATTGGCGAGCGGACTTTGGTAAGACCCGGCCGCCTTCATTTCGAGTGCGTCCGACGGCAGGAGCCCGGGAGGGCCAGACCTTTGTGATGTCTGCGCCTGAGTATTGCGAGGAAATTCGCCGTGCTTCGGATCGCCTCCAGGTGGTGACGGGCAAGGTGCCATTGCCGCTGTTTCGTGCACCTGGTGGAAAAACATCCCCCCTCCTGCTGGAGAGTGCGCAGGCCTGCGGATTCACGCATGTGGGTTGGTCGCCTGCCGGGTTTCTGGGTGACGAACTGCCGAGCGAGACGGCAAGCAATGAAACCCTCTTGCAAAAGGCGTTGCGTGATATACGCAGCGGCGATATTTTGCTGGCCCATCTGGGAATCTGGTCTCGCAGGGATCCATGGGCGCCCGCAGTGCTGGAGCCTTTGATTGCCGGGCTCAAACAGCAGGGCTTTTGCTTTCGTACCTTGCGCGAGCATCCTGATTTTGCCAAGCGCGTGGGGCGTTGA
- a CDS encoding sterol desaturase family protein, translated as MGWLGWLGSCFDGVQQWFFENLLQPLMFSMGLASLLENGYEAAGWLLVGVLQLVVIVVVIGPLQRLWPVEPITDRATIRTDILYTLIHRLGLFRLALFFTVDPLADRLFGSLRVAGISTFHMDGLWPGVTDIGWVSLLLYLVVFDFVNYWIHRGQHHFEWWWRLHSLHHAQQQMTMWSDNRNHLLDDVIRDAILVAVAQVIGVAPGQFIAIVAITQLSESFQHANVRMWFGRWGERLWISPRFHRRHHSIGIGHETVKVASADAQSPGTRVVLGGHNFGVLFPWWDMLMHTANFELRYDATGVRDQVEPAAADGPLRDYGQGFWSQQWLGVLRLFGKA; from the coding sequence ATGGGATGGCTTGGATGGCTCGGCAGTTGTTTTGATGGTGTGCAGCAATGGTTTTTTGAAAATCTGCTGCAGCCGCTGATGTTTTCGATGGGTTTGGCCAGTCTGCTGGAAAACGGCTACGAAGCCGCTGGCTGGCTTCTGGTGGGGGTGCTGCAGTTGGTGGTGATTGTGGTGGTGATCGGACCGCTGCAACGCCTGTGGCCGGTGGAACCCATCACAGACCGGGCGACGATTCGCACGGATATTCTCTACACCCTCATTCATCGGTTGGGTCTGTTTCGGCTGGCACTTTTTTTCACGGTCGACCCATTGGCAGACCGGTTGTTTGGTTCGCTACGGGTTGCTGGAATCAGCACGTTCCATATGGACGGTCTTTGGCCCGGAGTCACCGATATAGGCTGGGTCAGCTTGCTGCTCTATTTGGTGGTGTTTGATTTCGTGAATTACTGGATTCACCGGGGACAGCACCATTTTGAATGGTGGTGGCGCCTGCATTCTTTGCACCATGCCCAGCAACAGATGACCATGTGGAGCGACAACCGCAACCACCTGCTGGATGACGTGATTCGGGATGCGATCCTTGTTGCGGTGGCCCAGGTCATCGGGGTCGCACCGGGGCAGTTCATTGCCATCGTGGCCATCACCCAGCTCAGCGAAAGCTTTCAGCATGCCAATGTGCGCATGTGGTTTGGTCGATGGGGCGAGCGGTTGTGGATCAGCCCGCGTTTTCACCGGCGGCACCACAGCATTGGCATAGGCCATGAAACCGTCAAGGTAGCCTCTGCCGATGCGCAGTCTCCCGGAACGCGTGTGGTGCTCGGTGGTCACAATTTTGGTGTGCTGTTTCCTTGGTGGGACATGCTGATGCACACGGCCAATTTTGAGCTGCGTTATGACGCTACGGGCGTGCGCGACCAGGTCGAGCCCGCCGCCGCCGACGGCCCATTGCGGGACTACGGGCAGGGCTTCTGGTCCCAGCAGTGGCTGGGGGTTTTGCGGTTGTTTGGCAAGGCCTGA
- a CDS encoding EI24 domain-containing protein: MGLLFDSFWRAAAYCMRPRVMALSLLPLLLMAALALGLGHFYWDAAVRFMHSLLESSALLASIWSWLQGWGLGDVTSVMAPLMVVLAVAPVLVVVSLLLVAVLMTPALVSLVANRRFPNLERKKGGSFVASVAWSLGSTLLALVALVVSVPLWLVPPLVLVLPPLIWGWLTYRVMAFDALAEHASKDERREIFRRHRASLLGIGILTGYLGAAPSVVWASGVVFAAAFFVLVPLAIWIYTLVFAFSSLWFTHYGLAALQRLRAETSTGVGVAAAPGPHYHMGSPDNPALASAESPVVAPSSEFPASGAPTP, from the coding sequence ATGGGCTTACTTTTTGATTCTTTCTGGCGCGCGGCCGCCTATTGCATGCGGCCACGCGTGATGGCGTTGTCACTGCTGCCGCTGCTGCTGATGGCGGCATTGGCTCTTGGATTGGGGCATTTCTACTGGGATGCGGCGGTGCGCTTCATGCATTCGTTGCTGGAGTCGTCGGCGCTGCTGGCCAGCATCTGGAGCTGGCTGCAGGGATGGGGGCTGGGGGACGTGACTTCGGTGATGGCTCCCCTGATGGTCGTGCTGGCGGTGGCACCGGTGCTTGTGGTGGTCTCGTTATTGTTGGTGGCGGTGTTGATGACACCGGCGTTGGTGTCCCTGGTGGCCAATCGCCGCTTCCCGAATCTGGAGCGCAAGAAGGGTGGTTCGTTTGTGGCCAGCGTGGCCTGGTCGCTGGGCTCCACATTGCTGGCGTTGGTGGCGCTTGTCGTGTCTGTCCCGCTGTGGCTGGTGCCGCCCCTGGTGCTTGTGTTGCCGCCATTGATCTGGGGGTGGCTGACCTACCGTGTGATGGCCTTTGATGCGCTGGCGGAGCATGCCAGCAAAGACGAGCGGCGGGAGATATTTCGCCGCCATCGCGCCAGTCTGCTGGGCATCGGCATTCTGACGGGCTATCTGGGTGCCGCACCCAGCGTGGTGTGGGCGTCTGGTGTGGTGTTTGCCGCAGCGTTTTTTGTTCTTGTGCCGTTAGCCATCTGGATATACACCCTGGTTTTCGCGTTTTCGTCGCTTTGGTTCACGCACTATGGGCTGGCTGCTTTGCAGCGCCTCCGGGCTGAGACTTCCACTGGTGTTGGTGTTGCCGCTGCACCAGGGCCCCATTACCATATGGGCAGCCCTGACAACCCTGCACTGGCCAGCGCGGAAAGCCCTGTGGTCGCGCCTTCATCCGAATTCCCCGCAAGCGGAGCCCCAACGCCATGA
- a CDS encoding competence/damage-inducible protein A: MTPTFGLIIVGDEILSGKRADKHLPKVIELLSGRGLALAYADYVGDNPDRITSTLQRAFASGDVVFSCGGIGATPDDHTRQCAARALGSDLELHAEAEVLIRERMRDVAREQGVPYEADRPDNIHRLNMGMFPAGARIIPNPYNKIPGFSCNGVGAGAVHFVPGFPVMAWPMIEWVLDHRYADHFNRTPQTEQSVVVYGAMEAALTPLMQRIETKHPQVRVFSLPSVDHPQYGRHIELGVKGPASAVPAAWQQLKDGLHKFGAQLGPELVRNL; this comes from the coding sequence ATGACCCCAACCTTCGGCCTCATCATCGTGGGCGATGAAATACTGTCTGGCAAACGCGCAGACAAACACCTGCCCAAAGTGATTGAACTCCTCTCAGGACGCGGTCTGGCATTGGCATATGCAGACTATGTGGGCGACAACCCGGATAGGATCACGTCCACGCTGCAACGGGCCTTTGCTTCAGGCGATGTGGTGTTCTCGTGTGGAGGCATTGGCGCCACGCCCGACGACCATACAAGGCAATGTGCGGCGCGCGCCTTGGGCAGCGACTTGGAGCTTCATGCCGAAGCCGAGGTATTGATTCGCGAGCGAATGCGGGATGTCGCGCGTGAGCAGGGTGTCCCCTATGAGGCAGATCGTCCTGACAACATCCACCGCCTCAATATGGGGATGTTCCCTGCAGGTGCCCGCATCATCCCCAATCCCTACAACAAGATTCCGGGCTTCAGCTGTAATGGCGTCGGTGCCGGGGCCGTGCACTTTGTGCCAGGTTTCCCTGTAATGGCGTGGCCCATGATCGAATGGGTGCTGGACCACCGTTACGCCGACCATTTCAATCGCACGCCGCAAACCGAACAATCCGTGGTGGTGTACGGCGCCATGGAGGCTGCTTTGACACCGCTCATGCAGCGCATCGAAACCAAACATCCACAGGTGCGTGTATTCAGTTTGCCCAGCGTGGATCATCCACAATACGGGCGGCATATTGAGCTAGGCGTCAAAGGCCCGGCATCGGCTGTCCCAGCCGCCTGGCAGCAACTCAAAGATGGATTGCACAAATTTGGTGCGCAGCTTGGCCCTGAATTGGTGCGAAATCTTTGA
- the glnA gene encoding type I glutamate--ammonia ligase, with protein sequence MAKTVSDVMKMVKENEVKFVDFRFTDTRGKEQHVTVPVSHFDEDKFTSGHAFDGSSVAGWKGIEASDMQLMPDPNTANLDPFFEETTLFLQCDVIEPGDGKAYDRDPRSIAKRAEAYLKASGLGDTAYFGPEPEFFIFDGVRWSNEPGKVMFEIEEYEAPWNSGAKLEGGNRGHRPTVKGGYFPVPPVDSTQDMRAEMSLILESLGIPVEVFHHEVAGAGQNEIGTRFSTLVERADWTQVLKYVVWNVANAYGKTATFMPKPYAGDNGSGMHVHQSIWKDGKNLFAGDGYAGLSDFALYYIGGIIKHARALNAITNPGTNSYKRLVPGYEAPVKLAYSARNRSASIRIPYVANPKGRRIEARFPDPSANPYLCFSALMMAGLDGVENKIHPGEAATKDLYHLPPEEDKLVPTVCHSLDQALEYLDKDRSFLTKGGVFSDAMLDAYIELKMGEVTRFRMAPHPVEYDMYYSL encoded by the coding sequence ATGGCCAAGACCGTTTCCGATGTGATGAAGATGGTGAAGGAGAACGAAGTCAAGTTCGTTGACTTCCGTTTTACCGATACCCGGGGCAAAGAACAGCACGTTACCGTGCCTGTGTCTCACTTCGACGAAGACAAGTTCACTTCGGGCCACGCGTTTGACGGTTCTTCCGTGGCTGGCTGGAAGGGCATTGAAGCGTCGGACATGCAGCTCATGCCCGACCCCAACACGGCCAACCTCGATCCGTTCTTTGAAGAAACCACGCTGTTCCTGCAGTGCGACGTGATCGAGCCTGGCGATGGCAAGGCCTACGACCGCGATCCACGCTCCATCGCCAAGCGCGCTGAAGCCTACCTCAAGGCCTCTGGCCTGGGCGACACGGCCTACTTCGGCCCAGAGCCTGAATTCTTTATCTTCGACGGCGTGCGCTGGTCCAACGAGCCCGGCAAGGTCATGTTCGAGATCGAAGAGTACGAAGCCCCCTGGAACTCGGGCGCCAAGCTCGAAGGCGGCAACCGTGGCCACCGTCCCACCGTCAAGGGCGGCTACTTTCCCGTGCCTCCCGTCGACAGCACGCAAGACATGCGCGCCGAGATGTCCCTGATTCTCGAATCCCTGGGCATCCCCGTCGAAGTGTTCCACCACGAAGTGGCGGGCGCTGGCCAAAACGAAATCGGCACGCGTTTCAGCACGCTGGTCGAGCGAGCTGACTGGACGCAGGTGCTGAAGTACGTGGTCTGGAACGTGGCCAACGCCTACGGCAAAACCGCCACCTTCATGCCCAAGCCCTACGCTGGCGACAACGGCTCCGGTATGCACGTGCACCAGTCCATCTGGAAAGACGGCAAGAACCTGTTCGCTGGCGACGGCTATGCGGGCCTGTCGGACTTCGCGCTGTACTACATCGGCGGCATCATCAAGCACGCACGTGCCCTGAACGCCATCACCAACCCCGGTACCAATTCGTACAAGCGTCTGGTGCCTGGCTATGAAGCCCCGGTGAAGCTGGCCTACTCGGCCCGCAACCGCTCGGCCTCGATCCGCATTCCTTACGTCGCCAACCCCAAGGGCCGCCGCATCGAAGCGCGCTTCCCCGATCCATCGGCCAACCCATACCTGTGCTTCTCGGCGCTGATGATGGCCGGCCTTGATGGCGTGGAAAACAAGATCCATCCCGGCGAAGCCGCCACGAAGGACCTGTACCATCTGCCGCCCGAAGAAGACAAGCTGGTGCCTACCGTATGCCACAGCCTGGACCAGGCGCTGGAATATCTCGACAAGGACCGCAGCTTCCTGACCAAGGGTGGTGTGTTCTCTGACGCCATGCTCGACGCATACATCGAGCTCAAGATGGGTGAAGTCACGCGTTTCCGCATGGCACCTCATCCCGTTGAATACGATATGTATTACTCGCTGTAA
- the glnL gene encoding nitrogen regulation protein NR(II), with protein MSTLVAVLRASDGAVQFANAALENTLGLSRRTLEGADFSGFFTDPALLQTALAGARGKDFAALRYETSLKRLHQEPVPVHVSVADAEQVGEILVELWPLEQQARQDREERLRDQAAANKELIRNLAHEIKNPLGGIRGAAQLLEMELESRELHEYTQVIIHEADRLQSLVDRLLAPHRHPHLVGDVNIHEVCERVRSLVLVEYPQGLKVQRDYDTSIPEFRGDRAQLIQALLNIVQNAALALSDRIAAGDAVITLRTRVARQVTFGRQRYRLALELHVIDNGPGVPDAIKERIFYPLVSGRDGGSGLGLTLAQTFVQRHHGLIECDSVPGRTDFRILIPLP; from the coding sequence ATGTCCACCCTGGTGGCCGTGTTGCGAGCCAGCGACGGTGCCGTGCAGTTTGCCAATGCCGCGCTGGAGAACACGCTGGGCCTGTCGCGGCGCACGCTGGAAGGGGCTGACTTCTCCGGCTTTTTTACCGACCCCGCGCTGCTGCAGACGGCGCTTGCGGGCGCACGTGGCAAAGACTTTGCCGCGCTGCGTTACGAAACCAGCCTCAAGCGCCTGCACCAGGAGCCAGTGCCGGTGCACGTGAGCGTGGCCGACGCAGAGCAGGTGGGCGAGATTCTGGTGGAGCTGTGGCCGCTGGAGCAGCAGGCGCGGCAAGATCGTGAAGAGCGTCTGCGCGACCAGGCTGCGGCCAACAAGGAGCTGATCCGCAATCTGGCCCATGAGATCAAGAACCCGCTGGGTGGAATCCGTGGCGCCGCGCAGCTGCTGGAGATGGAGCTGGAGAGCCGAGAGCTTCACGAATACACGCAGGTCATCATCCATGAGGCCGATCGCCTGCAAAGCCTGGTTGACCGGTTGCTGGCTCCGCACCGGCACCCCCATCTGGTGGGCGACGTCAATATCCACGAGGTGTGTGAACGTGTGCGCTCTCTGGTGTTGGTGGAGTACCCGCAGGGCCTCAAGGTGCAGCGCGACTACGACACGTCGATCCCGGAGTTCCGCGGCGACCGCGCCCAGCTCATCCAGGCCCTGCTCAACATTGTGCAAAACGCCGCGCTGGCGCTGTCTGACCGCATTGCGGCCGGAGACGCGGTGATCACGTTGCGCACCCGTGTCGCCCGACAAGTAACGTTTGGTCGCCAGCGCTACCGGCTGGCACTGGAATTGCATGTCATCGACAACGGACCGGGCGTGCCCGATGCCATCAAGGAGCGTATTTTTTACCCTCTGGTATCGGGTCGGGACGGTGGATCGGGGCTGGGGCTTACGTTGGCACAAACCTTCGTGCAGCGCCACCACGGGTTGATCGAATGCGACAGCGTACCGGGTCGCACCGACTTTCGAATCCTGATCCCCTTGCCTTAA
- the ntrC gene encoding nitrogen regulation protein NR(I) has translation MKPIWLVDDDPSIRFVLEKALARENLPTRSFTHPREVLDALADITAGDPARQSPQVLVSDIRMPGGSGLQLLEKVRELQPGLPVIIMTAYSDLDSAVSAFQRGAFEYLPKPFDLPKAVELIRRAVEESQREEVTEVRQAATPEMLGQAPAMQDVFRAIGRLSQSQVTVLITGESGSGKELVARALHKHSPVADGPFVAINTAAIPKDLLESELFGHERGAFTGAQTQRRGRFEQAEGGTLFLDEIGDMPFDLQTRLLRVLSDGQFYRVGGHAAVKAHVRVIAATHQDLERRVKEGGFREDLFHRLNVIRLRLPALRERHEDVPMLTRHFLQQSARQLGVEPKRISDAALARLEQFAFPGNVRQLENICHWLTVMAPAQTVSTQDLPPEVLEAPAPRDAVVRAAPIEAPVMPPLGMGVAAAVAAAPSAEFAAAAPSLPAAPAGQGAGPAAVAEAGTAGAGLGHAGMPSPMTDIALAAAPLAASIPLSWEQSLETEAHKLLAGGQPEVWDALMRRFESRLIRTALVATHGRRMEAAQRLGIGRNTITRKIQELGLDAPDEA, from the coding sequence ATGAAGCCGATCTGGTTAGTGGATGACGACCCCTCGATCCGCTTCGTCCTGGAGAAGGCACTGGCCCGTGAAAACCTGCCCACCCGCAGCTTCACCCACCCCCGCGAAGTGCTGGATGCCCTTGCCGACATCACCGCCGGAGACCCAGCGCGCCAAAGCCCCCAAGTGCTGGTGAGCGACATTCGCATGCCTGGTGGCTCGGGCCTGCAGTTGCTCGAGAAGGTGCGCGAGCTGCAGCCCGGTCTGCCCGTCATTATCATGACGGCCTATTCCGATCTGGACAGTGCGGTGTCGGCGTTTCAGCGCGGAGCGTTTGAATACCTGCCCAAGCCTTTTGACTTGCCCAAAGCGGTCGAACTGATCCGCCGCGCGGTGGAGGAAAGCCAGCGCGAGGAAGTCACCGAAGTGCGCCAGGCGGCTACCCCCGAAATGCTCGGCCAGGCGCCTGCGATGCAAGACGTGTTCCGCGCCATCGGCCGCTTGAGCCAAAGCCAGGTCACCGTGCTCATCACGGGCGAATCGGGCTCGGGCAAAGAGCTGGTGGCGCGCGCATTGCACAAACACTCGCCCGTGGCTGACGGCCCCTTTGTGGCCATCAACACGGCAGCCATCCCCAAGGACCTGCTGGAATCCGAGCTGTTTGGCCACGAGCGCGGCGCCTTCACTGGCGCGCAGACGCAACGGCGTGGGCGCTTCGAACAGGCCGAAGGCGGCACCTTGTTCCTCGATGAAATCGGCGACATGCCCTTTGACCTGCAGACGCGCCTGCTGCGTGTGCTGTCGGACGGCCAGTTCTATCGCGTAGGCGGCCATGCTGCCGTGAAAGCCCACGTGCGCGTGATCGCCGCCACCCACCAGGACTTGGAGCGGCGCGTCAAGGAAGGGGGCTTTCGTGAGGACTTGTTTCACCGCCTGAACGTCATCCGCCTGCGCTTGCCCGCGCTGCGCGAGCGCCATGAAGACGTGCCCATGCTCACGCGCCACTTCTTGCAGCAAAGCGCGCGGCAACTGGGTGTGGAGCCCAAACGCATATCCGATGCGGCCCTGGCGCGGCTGGAGCAGTTTGCTTTTCCGGGCAACGTGCGCCAACTCGAGAACATCTGCCACTGGCTCACCGTGATGGCACCTGCCCAGACGGTGTCCACACAAGACTTGCCACCCGAAGTGCTGGAAGCGCCCGCCCCGCGTGACGCGGTGGTGCGGGCTGCGCCGATCGAAGCGCCAGTGATGCCGCCCCTGGGCATGGGCGTTGCGGCGGCTGTTGCTGCCGCTCCGTCTGCAGAGTTTGCAGCGGCCGCGCCATCGTTGCCTGCAGCCCCCGCGGGGCAGGGTGCGGGCCCGGCGGCTGTGGCTGAGGCGGGTACGGCGGGTGCAGGCCTGGGCCATGCAGGCATGCCCTCGCCCATGACCGACATCGCTTTGGCTGCCGCACCGCTGGCCGCATCGATACCACTCAGCTGGGAGCAATCGCTGGAGACCGAGGCGCACAAGCTCTTGGCAGGCGGGCAGCCCGAGGTGTGGGATGCGCTCATGCGGCGCTTTGAGTCGCGCCTTATCCGTACGGCCCTCGTGGCCACACACGGTCGGCGCATGGAGGCCGCGCAGCGTCTGGGTATTGGGCGCAACACCATCACGCGCAAGATCCAGGAGCTGGGGCTCGACGCGCCGGATGAGGCATGA
- a CDS encoding ferritin-like domain-containing protein, giving the protein MSDFNDANRDPLTNEPGAHPVGTGVGAAMGAAAAGAAAGALGGPIGAAIGGVAGAVVGGLAGKAAAESVNPTAEDAYWRDAYEREPYFVSGRTYDQYRPAYELGWGSVGRYEGDFDAIEPRLADDWRARHAAQGLAWTDVRPATRAAWERASRARSSDDQRPMDVIDNDDVVDVLNDLLESARDGEFGFHSCSEHADSGELKGIFQRHSRECAAAAMELEHEIRRLNGEPASGGTVAGALHRGWVSVKTALSTRDDKSVLEECERGEDAAVARYHKALKSTLPFDVRALIERQAQGAQRNHDEVRAFRDGFSPQR; this is encoded by the coding sequence ATGTCGGATTTCAACGATGCCAACCGTGACCCGCTGACCAACGAGCCGGGTGCTCACCCTGTCGGCACTGGCGTAGGCGCTGCCATGGGCGCCGCAGCAGCAGGTGCAGCCGCAGGCGCCTTGGGTGGCCCGATCGGTGCCGCGATTGGTGGCGTGGCTGGCGCGGTCGTCGGTGGCCTTGCTGGTAAGGCGGCAGCCGAATCGGTCAACCCCACCGCAGAAGATGCGTACTGGCGCGACGCCTATGAGCGTGAGCCCTACTTTGTGAGCGGCCGCACTTACGATCAATACCGCCCGGCGTATGAGCTGGGCTGGGGTTCTGTGGGCCGCTACGAAGGCGACTTCGACGCTATCGAGCCACGCCTGGCCGACGACTGGCGTGCACGCCACGCGGCGCAAGGCTTGGCCTGGACCGATGTCCGCCCGGCCACCCGTGCTGCCTGGGAGCGAGCCTCCCGTGCGCGCAGCAGCGATGACCAGCGTCCCATGGATGTGATCGATAACGATGATGTGGTCGATGTGCTCAATGACTTGCTGGAGTCGGCGCGCGACGGTGAATTCGGCTTTCATTCCTGCTCCGAACACGCCGATTCGGGCGAGCTCAAGGGCATCTTCCAGCGCCACTCGCGGGAGTGTGCCGCTGCGGCCATGGAGCTGGAGCACGAAATCCGCCGCCTCAACGGCGAACCTGCTTCGGGCGGCACCGTGGCTGGGGCTCTGCACCGTGGCTGGGTTTCGGTCAAGACGGCTCTTTCCACCCGCGACGATAAATCAGTGCTCGAAGAGTGCGAGCGCGGTGAAGACGCCGCCGTGGCCCGTTACCACAAGGCGCTGAAGTCCACGCTGCCCTTTGATGTGCGTGCGCTCATCGAGCGCCAGGCGCAGGGTGCGCAGCGCAATCACGACGAAGTGCGCGCATTTCGTGATGGGTTTTCGCCCCAGCGTTAA
- the xth gene encoding exodeoxyribonuclease III has translation MQIATWNINSLTVRLPQVLAWLASNPVDALCLQELKLTDDKFPHEALKEAGYETAAFGQKTYNGVAILSRHPLRDVVRNIPAFGDEQARVIGATFDTPTGPLRLLNGYFVNGQEPGSEKFAYKMRWLQALQDMVRAEMATHPRLVLVGDFNVAPEDRDSYDPEGLRETIHHTTEERAHFQALLALGLTDAFRMFDQPEKSFSWWDYRMLGFQKNRGLRIDHILVSEALRPSVVACTVDRAPRKNPQPSDHAPVVVTLG, from the coding sequence ATGCAAATCGCCACCTGGAACATCAACTCCCTGACCGTACGCCTGCCGCAGGTGCTGGCCTGGCTGGCCAGCAACCCGGTGGACGCCCTGTGCCTGCAAGAGCTCAAGCTCACGGACGACAAGTTTCCCCACGAGGCGCTGAAAGAAGCCGGCTACGAGACAGCAGCCTTTGGCCAGAAAACCTATAACGGCGTGGCCATCCTGAGCCGCCATCCGCTGCGCGACGTGGTGCGCAACATCCCCGCCTTTGGCGACGAGCAGGCCCGCGTCATCGGGGCGACGTTTGACACACCCACCGGACCGTTGCGCCTGCTCAACGGGTATTTTGTGAACGGCCAGGAGCCCGGCTCGGAAAAGTTCGCCTACAAAATGCGCTGGCTGCAGGCCCTGCAAGACATGGTGCGCGCCGAGATGGCAACCCACCCGCGCCTGGTGCTGGTCGGCGACTTCAACGTGGCCCCCGAAGACCGCGACTCGTACGACCCCGAGGGCCTGCGCGAAACCATTCACCACACCACCGAAGAGCGCGCACATTTCCAGGCGCTGCTGGCGCTCGGGCTGACCGATGCGTTTCGCATGTTCGATCAGCCCGAAAAAAGCTTCTCCTGGTGGGACTACCGCATGCTGGGTTTTCAAAAGAACCGGGGGCTGCGCATCGACCACATTCTGGTCAGCGAAGCATTGCGGCCTAGCGTGGTGGCCTGCACGGTGGACCGCGCGCCGCGCAAGAACCCACAGCCCAGCGACCACGCGCCTGTGGTGGTTACGCTGGGCTGA